A window of the Tessaracoccus sp. MC1865 genome harbors these coding sequences:
- the alaS gene encoding alanine--tRNA ligase, with protein sequence MKTSDIRSRFVDFFAARDHTKVPSASLLYNDPTLLFVNAGMVPFKPYFLGDEPAPYKRAVSSQKCVRTLDIDEVGKTTRHGTFFQMLGNFAFGDYFKEGAIQYAFDLVTGSEADGGWGFDADKVWVTALHGDQETMDLWRTMGIPREHIQERGLKDNYWHMGVPGPGGPCSEIYIDRGPEFGPDGGPEADEDRFLEIWNLVFQQEELSAVRRKDDFDVLRPLPHRNIDTGSGLERVAYLKQGVANMYEIDEVYPVIAKAAELSGKAYGASDVDDVRFRVVADHVRSGLMLMTDGVTPGNEARGYVLRRLLRRVVRAMRLLGVGDPVLQELLPVSKAAMLGSFPEIEEAWGRVSQSAYAEEESFRRTLQSGTVMFDTAVGEVKKSATTTLPGDKAFQLHDTYGFPIDLTMEMASEAGLSVDRAKFDELMKEQKERARADSKAKKGGAASVEAYRQLREKGEVPFLGYTDLSVATSVRGIIADGVNVDRATDGTTVEIVLTETPFYAEAGGQDADRGTIVGDGFSLDVIDVQRPVPGLVVHRVEVFGELPLGAQVDARVDAAARHGACQAHTATHIVHAALRELVGSNATQAGSYNKPGYMRFDFSSPKGLSDQLKAEVEARANEAIIANYAVSAQEMKLEDAKALGAMAMFGEKYPPVVRMVELAGPWSRELCGGTHVANTAEIGVLNLLSESSIGSGVRRVEALVSTDAFAKFAAERALVNQLTDALRVRPDNLVERVEKMVAQLKDAEKAIAKLQSEKLLAGAASLVEQAVDVNGVRFLGVETPGVGGNELRTLALDLRERLGSGPGVVALIGGADKPTAIVATNEAARGLGLGAGRLISVACAAMGGKGGGKDDLAQGGGTDASAGPQAIAAVRTALEERA encoded by the coding sequence ATGAAGACCTCCGATATCCGGAGCAGGTTCGTCGACTTCTTCGCGGCACGGGACCACACCAAGGTCCCCAGCGCATCGCTGTTGTACAACGACCCCACGCTGCTGTTCGTGAACGCGGGCATGGTGCCGTTCAAGCCCTACTTCCTGGGCGACGAGCCCGCACCGTACAAGCGCGCCGTGAGCTCGCAGAAGTGCGTCCGCACCCTCGACATCGACGAGGTGGGCAAGACCACCCGGCACGGCACCTTCTTCCAGATGCTGGGCAACTTCGCGTTCGGCGACTACTTCAAGGAAGGCGCCATCCAGTACGCCTTTGACCTGGTGACGGGTTCCGAGGCCGACGGTGGATGGGGTTTCGACGCCGACAAGGTGTGGGTCACCGCGCTCCACGGTGACCAGGAGACCATGGACCTCTGGCGCACGATGGGCATCCCGCGCGAACACATCCAGGAGCGCGGGCTCAAGGACAACTACTGGCACATGGGCGTTCCCGGCCCCGGTGGGCCTTGCTCGGAGATCTACATCGACCGCGGGCCGGAGTTCGGCCCCGACGGCGGCCCGGAGGCAGACGAGGACCGCTTCCTCGAGATCTGGAACCTCGTGTTCCAGCAGGAGGAGCTCTCCGCGGTGCGCCGCAAGGACGACTTCGACGTCCTGCGCCCCTTGCCCCACCGCAACATCGACACCGGCTCCGGCCTCGAACGCGTCGCCTACCTGAAGCAGGGGGTGGCGAACATGTACGAGATCGACGAGGTGTACCCCGTCATCGCCAAGGCGGCCGAGCTCTCGGGCAAGGCCTACGGCGCCTCGGACGTGGACGACGTCCGGTTCCGCGTCGTGGCAGACCACGTGCGCTCCGGCCTCATGCTGATGACCGACGGCGTGACCCCCGGCAACGAGGCGCGCGGCTACGTGCTGCGTCGCCTCCTGCGCCGCGTCGTGCGCGCCATGCGCCTCCTCGGCGTGGGTGACCCAGTGCTGCAGGAACTGTTGCCCGTGTCCAAGGCCGCCATGCTGGGGTCGTTCCCGGAGATCGAAGAGGCCTGGGGCCGGGTGTCCCAGTCCGCCTACGCTGAGGAAGAGTCCTTCCGTCGCACCCTGCAGTCCGGCACCGTCATGTTCGACACCGCCGTCGGCGAGGTGAAGAAGTCGGCCACCACCACGCTGCCCGGTGACAAGGCCTTCCAGCTGCACGACACGTACGGGTTCCCGATCGACCTCACCATGGAGATGGCCAGCGAGGCCGGCCTCTCAGTGGACCGCGCCAAGTTCGACGAGCTCATGAAGGAGCAGAAGGAGCGCGCCCGCGCGGACTCCAAGGCGAAGAAGGGCGGGGCCGCCTCGGTGGAGGCCTACCGTCAGCTGCGCGAGAAGGGTGAGGTACCCTTCCTCGGCTACACGGACCTCTCCGTGGCCACCAGCGTGCGCGGGATCATCGCCGACGGCGTGAACGTCGACCGTGCAACGGACGGCACCACCGTCGAGATCGTGCTGACGGAGACCCCGTTCTACGCGGAGGCCGGCGGCCAGGACGCAGACCGCGGCACCATCGTCGGCGACGGGTTCTCGCTCGACGTGATCGATGTGCAGCGCCCCGTGCCCGGCCTTGTCGTGCACCGGGTGGAGGTGTTCGGCGAACTGCCGCTCGGTGCGCAGGTTGACGCCCGCGTCGACGCCGCAGCGCGCCACGGTGCCTGCCAGGCGCACACCGCCACGCACATCGTGCACGCCGCGCTGCGCGAACTGGTGGGCTCCAACGCGACGCAGGCGGGCTCGTACAACAAGCCCGGCTACATGCGCTTCGACTTCTCCTCGCCGAAGGGCCTGTCGGACCAGCTCAAGGCGGAGGTCGAGGCCCGGGCCAACGAGGCGATCATCGCCAACTACGCCGTGAGCGCCCAGGAGATGAAGCTGGAGGACGCCAAGGCACTCGGCGCCATGGCGATGTTCGGCGAGAAGTATCCGCCGGTCGTGCGCATGGTCGAGCTCGCGGGGCCGTGGTCGCGTGAACTGTGTGGGGGCACCCACGTCGCCAACACCGCGGAGATCGGTGTGCTCAACCTGCTCAGCGAGTCGTCGATCGGCTCCGGTGTGCGCCGCGTCGAGGCGCTGGTCAGCACGGATGCGTTCGCCAAGTTCGCGGCTGAGCGCGCGCTCGTCAACCAGCTGACCGACGCCCTGCGGGTGCGCCCGGACAACCTCGTGGAGCGGGTCGAGAAGATGGTGGCCCAGCTCAAGGATGCGGAGAAGGCGATCGCCAAGCTCCAGTCCGAGAAGTTGCTCGCCGGCGCCGCCTCGCTCGTCGAGCAGGCGGTGGACGTCAACGGCGTCCGTTTCCTCGGCGTGGAGACGCCCGGGGTGGGTGGCAACGAGCTGCGCACCCTGGCGCTCGACCTGCGCGAGCGGCTCGGGAGCGGGCCCGGCGTCGTCGCGCTGATCGGTGGCGCAGACAAGCCGACGGCGATCGTGGCCACCAACGAGGCCGCTCGCGGTCTGGGGCTCGGAGCCGGACGCCTGATCTCCGTCGCGTGCGCAGCAATGGGCGGCAAGGGCGGCGGCAAGGACGACCTGGCCCAGGGCGGCGGCACCGATGCGTCCGCCGGCCCGCAGGCCATCGCCGCTGTCCGCACCGCGCTGGAGGAGCGTGCCTGA
- the ruvX gene encoding Holliday junction resolvase RuvX: MPEGARLGIDWGKARIGVAACNAGVSFAYPVETVPAGPGEMQRLAAIVAEYEPEVVYVGLPLTLAGERSFAAQFVVEKAAQLARVITATPVRLVDERMSTASASRSLGDAGRRAKQQRRVIDQAAAVEILQRTLDAEGRTGHPVGESVELEAE, encoded by the coding sequence GTGCCTGAGGGTGCGCGCCTCGGGATCGACTGGGGCAAGGCGAGGATCGGGGTCGCGGCGTGCAACGCCGGGGTCTCCTTCGCCTACCCGGTCGAGACCGTGCCGGCGGGCCCCGGCGAGATGCAGCGACTGGCGGCCATCGTGGCGGAGTACGAGCCTGAGGTTGTCTACGTGGGGCTCCCGCTCACCCTCGCCGGTGAACGCAGCTTCGCCGCGCAATTCGTCGTCGAGAAGGCGGCCCAGCTCGCCCGGGTGATCACGGCGACACCGGTGCGGCTCGTCGACGAAAGAATGAGCACCGCGTCGGCATCCCGTAGTCTGGGCGACGCAGGTCGTCGCGCCAAGCAGCAGCGCAGGGTCATCGACCAGGCTGCGGCCGTGGAGATCCTGCAGCGGACCCTCGACGCCGAAGGGCGAACGGGACACCCGGTCGGAGAATCTGTAGAGCTGGAGGCAGAGTGA
- the mltG gene encoding endolytic transglycosylase MltG produces MNAKFTDNDGRLNWRRLGYTARSAFAVLLSLAVLIGGGWFVYSKANDAYVSWRTAEDYMGEGTDDVQIVIPRGASITQIGEILREAGVIKSTRTFRQVATRSGESDQLQAGRFNLKKELPAETAFTMLLDPENVERLMVTFPEGTVSVRQWQIMERPANSVIGLTYADMEAAAADPTIYPLPGYANGQLEGFLFPSTYQVGEPAVASHLIATQVSQFNRVADKIKLEEGAQALGVTPRNIVTTASIIAAEVSSAKDQPMVARVIYNRINAGMPLQMDSTVHYAVQRWDTVTTTAEERQNPSPYNTYVHKGYPPGPISNPGESALLAALNPADTDALFFVTVNLDTGETKFAATLEEHQANQAEFQAWCQANTGRCSG; encoded by the coding sequence GTGAACGCGAAGTTCACCGATAACGATGGTCGTCTCAACTGGCGCCGCCTGGGTTACACGGCGCGCAGCGCCTTTGCGGTGCTGCTGTCGCTGGCGGTGCTCATCGGCGGCGGTTGGTTCGTCTACTCGAAGGCCAACGACGCCTACGTGTCCTGGCGCACCGCCGAGGACTACATGGGGGAGGGCACGGACGACGTCCAGATCGTCATCCCCCGGGGTGCAAGCATCACGCAGATCGGCGAGATCCTGCGCGAGGCGGGTGTCATCAAGTCCACCCGCACCTTCCGCCAGGTGGCCACGCGCAGCGGCGAGTCGGACCAGCTCCAGGCAGGGCGCTTCAACCTGAAGAAGGAACTGCCGGCTGAGACGGCGTTCACGATGCTGCTGGATCCGGAAAACGTGGAGCGCCTGATGGTGACCTTCCCCGAAGGCACCGTGTCCGTCAGGCAGTGGCAGATCATGGAACGGCCGGCCAACTCCGTGATCGGGTTGACCTACGCCGACATGGAGGCCGCGGCAGCAGATCCCACCATCTACCCGCTGCCCGGCTATGCCAACGGCCAGTTGGAGGGCTTCCTGTTCCCGTCCACCTACCAGGTGGGGGAGCCGGCGGTCGCCTCGCACCTGATCGCCACCCAGGTGTCGCAGTTCAACCGCGTGGCGGACAAGATCAAGCTGGAGGAGGGGGCGCAGGCGCTGGGCGTCACGCCTCGCAACATCGTCACCACCGCGTCGATCATCGCCGCAGAGGTCAGCAGCGCCAAGGACCAGCCGATGGTGGCGCGCGTGATCTACAACCGCATCAACGCCGGCATGCCGCTGCAGATGGACTCCACCGTCCACTACGCAGTGCAGAGGTGGGACACGGTCACCACCACGGCCGAGGAACGCCAGAACCCGTCGCCGTACAACACCTATGTGCACAAGGGCTACCCGCCGGGCCCCATCAGCAACCCCGGCGAATCGGCCCTCCTCGCCGCGCTCAACCCGGCAGACACAGACGCGCTCTTCTTCGTGACGGTCAACCTGGACACCGGCGAGACGAAGTTCGCCGCCACCCTGGAGGAGCACCAGGCCAACCAGGCCGAGTTCCAGGCCTGGTGCCAGGCGAACACCGGCCGCTGCAGCGGATGA
- a CDS encoding shikimate dehydrogenase, which produces MSAGGRYRAAVIGDPAEHSLSPAIHRAGYHANGLVWRYDAVTVTPEELDGFVRARLNDPAWAGLSVTAPHKEAVLAYGEADEPTRLVGSGNTLVFGAQPRVYNTDVPGFVRAWRAHSLGTPRAAAILGNGATARSLVLALAGLETREVIVLARRPERAASILELARTLGLHAEVSLLGEGVGPVDLVASTIPAPATAEHATKLAAEATVVFDAVYDPWPTPLGLAAREAGRFSLNGLDLLAGQAVDQFFLLTGHRVTFEDCRSAAGRELKRRSLL; this is translated from the coding sequence ATGAGCGCCGGAGGTCGCTACCGGGCCGCCGTGATCGGCGACCCGGCCGAACATTCGTTGTCGCCGGCCATCCACCGCGCCGGCTACCACGCCAACGGCCTCGTATGGCGCTATGACGCCGTCACCGTCACGCCCGAGGAACTCGACGGCTTCGTGCGGGCCCGCCTGAACGACCCGGCCTGGGCCGGTCTCAGCGTCACCGCCCCGCACAAGGAGGCCGTGCTGGCCTACGGGGAGGCCGACGAACCCACCCGGCTGGTGGGCAGCGGCAACACCCTCGTCTTCGGGGCTCAGCCCAGGGTCTACAACACCGACGTGCCCGGCTTCGTCCGGGCGTGGCGGGCGCACAGCCTCGGCACGCCCCGCGCAGCGGCCATCCTCGGCAACGGCGCCACGGCGCGTTCGCTGGTGCTCGCCCTCGCGGGGCTCGAGACCAGGGAGGTCATCGTGCTGGCCCGGCGCCCGGAGCGGGCGGCGTCGATCCTGGAGCTGGCCCGTACCCTCGGGCTGCACGCCGAGGTCAGCCTGCTGGGGGAGGGCGTCGGGCCCGTCGACCTCGTGGCCAGCACCATCCCCGCCCCGGCCACGGCCGAGCACGCGACGAAACTGGCCGCGGAGGCCACGGTCGTCTTCGATGCGGTCTACGACCCCTGGCCGACGCCGCTCGGGCTCGCGGCCCGGGAAGCCGGCCGTTTCTCGCTCAACGGCCTTGACCTCCTGGCCGGTCAGGCGGTGGACCAGTTCTTCCTGCTCACCGGGCACCGCGTGACGTTCGAGGACTGCCGTTCGGCAGCCGGTCGGGAACTCAAGAGGCGCTCCCTTCTCTGA
- the aroC gene encoding chorismate synthase, translating into MLRYLTAGESHGQALIATMEGIPAHVRVGVEEIARNLARRRLGVGRGARMKFEADELTLLGGFRHGETIGSPIAVMIGNTEWPKWQRVMAPGHVDEAELAELARNAKLTRPRPGHADLAGMQKYDFDEARPLLERASARETAARVALGTIAQAFLDQAFGITVLSHVVELGPVRAGREDLPTIADLAAIDEDPVRCFDAEASVAMQAEVEACQKEGDTMGGVVEVLAWGLPPGLGSHSQGDRRLDAKLAGALMGIQAIKGVEVGDGFTLARTRGSLAHDEILPADGGIRRASHRSGGTEGGMSTGEVLRVRAAMKPIATVPRALRTIDTTTGEAAAAHHQRSDVCAVPAAGVVGEAMVALVLAEVALEKFGGDSVGETRRNYESYLADVAARGLEIGR; encoded by the coding sequence ATGCTTCGATACCTGACTGCCGGTGAATCCCATGGCCAAGCGCTCATCGCCACCATGGAAGGCATCCCGGCCCATGTACGAGTGGGTGTCGAGGAGATCGCCCGGAACCTCGCCCGTCGCCGGCTGGGCGTCGGCCGCGGGGCACGGATGAAGTTCGAGGCCGATGAACTCACCCTGCTGGGCGGTTTCCGCCACGGGGAGACGATCGGTTCGCCCATCGCCGTCATGATCGGCAACACCGAGTGGCCCAAGTGGCAGAGGGTGATGGCGCCTGGTCACGTGGACGAGGCAGAGCTGGCTGAGTTGGCCCGCAACGCCAAGCTCACGCGTCCCCGCCCCGGTCACGCAGACCTGGCCGGCATGCAGAAGTACGACTTCGACGAGGCCCGCCCGCTGCTCGAACGCGCCTCCGCCCGGGAGACCGCCGCCCGCGTCGCGCTGGGCACCATCGCGCAGGCGTTCCTCGATCAGGCCTTCGGCATCACCGTGCTGAGCCACGTGGTGGAACTGGGCCCCGTGCGGGCCGGCCGCGAAGACCTCCCCACCATCGCGGACCTGGCCGCCATCGACGAGGACCCGGTGCGGTGCTTCGACGCTGAGGCCTCCGTCGCGATGCAGGCAGAGGTGGAGGCCTGCCAGAAGGAGGGCGACACCATGGGCGGCGTCGTCGAGGTGCTGGCCTGGGGACTGCCCCCGGGCCTCGGTTCACACTCGCAGGGAGACCGGCGCCTCGACGCGAAGCTGGCCGGCGCGCTGATGGGCATCCAGGCCATCAAGGGCGTCGAGGTGGGTGACGGCTTCACCCTCGCCCGCACCCGCGGTTCGCTGGCCCACGACGAGATCCTGCCCGCCGACGGCGGCATCCGCCGCGCCTCGCACCGCTCGGGCGGCACCGAGGGCGGCATGTCCACCGGGGAGGTGCTGCGCGTCCGCGCCGCGATGAAGCCCATCGCCACCGTCCCGCGCGCGCTGCGCACCATCGACACCACCACCGGTGAGGCCGCCGCGGCCCACCACCAGCGCTCAGACGTGTGTGCCGTGCCCGCCGCCGGCGTCGTGGGTGAGGCCATGGTGGCGCTCGTGCTGGCGGAGGTCGCGCTGGAGAAGTTCGGCGGCGACTCCGTGGGGGAGACCCGCCGCAACTACGAGTCCTACCTGGCAGACGTGGCCGCCCGCGGCCTGGAGATCGGCCGATGA
- a CDS encoding shikimate kinase produces MSIVLVGAPGAGKSTVGKRLARKLGKTFVDVDQRIEEVEGKPVAEIFADEGEAYFRALEQEATLELLEAYEVVSLGGGSVMNEAIQQALRDGGHEVIWLKVSIGQATRRVGMNKARPMLLGNVRGRLIELLRERNPVYEALATQIVETDGHGSSEVADDLAAERGAQGGAEE; encoded by the coding sequence ATGAGCATCGTTCTGGTCGGCGCCCCCGGCGCAGGCAAGTCCACCGTCGGCAAGAGGCTCGCCCGGAAGCTGGGCAAGACCTTCGTCGACGTGGACCAGCGCATCGAAGAGGTTGAGGGCAAGCCCGTCGCGGAGATCTTCGCCGACGAGGGCGAGGCGTACTTCCGTGCCCTCGAGCAGGAGGCCACCCTGGAGTTGCTCGAGGCATATGAGGTGGTGTCGCTCGGCGGTGGCTCCGTGATGAACGAGGCCATCCAGCAGGCGCTGCGCGACGGCGGCCACGAGGTGATCTGGCTGAAGGTGTCCATCGGGCAGGCCACGCGCAGAGTCGGCATGAACAAGGCACGCCCCATGCTGCTGGGCAATGTGCGCGGCCGCCTCATCGAACTGCTGCGGGAGCGGAATCCGGTTTATGAAGCGCTGGCCACCCAGATCGTGGAGACTGATGGTCACGGCAGTTCCGAGGTCGCCGACGACCTTGCCGCTGAACGTGGTGCTCAGGGAGGAGCGGAAGAATGA
- the aroB gene encoding 3-dehydroquinate synthase → MSVRVESALGPYEVHIDRGALAQLPGLVGDATRVAIIHPEPLSAIAAQVAGMLEQRVLLLPVPDAEAAKTVEMLSRCWNALAEAGFTRSDLVIGIGGGTATDLAGFVAASWLRGVPYISIPTSVLAMVDAAVGGKTGINLDAGKNLVGAFYEPVGVICDLALLDSLPDRDVRSGMAEVLKCGFIADTRILDLAREDLADAADVRSDRFAELVTRAVQVKATVVAADFREATSKGASVGRESLNYGHTLGHAIEAHARYTWRHGDAIAVGLAWCSRVSRQLLGLDHESVAMHDDLLGGLGLPLRYEQSAWEDLRAIMNLDKKARGNILRIVGITEFGKPVIIDAPDERAMEAAYRELC, encoded by the coding sequence ATGAGCGTTCGCGTGGAATCCGCCCTCGGCCCCTACGAGGTCCACATCGACAGGGGCGCGCTCGCCCAGTTGCCCGGCTTGGTGGGCGACGCGACGAGGGTGGCCATCATCCATCCCGAACCGCTCTCGGCGATCGCCGCGCAGGTGGCCGGGATGCTAGAGCAACGCGTCCTGTTGCTGCCGGTGCCGGATGCCGAGGCGGCCAAGACCGTGGAGATGCTGAGCCGCTGCTGGAACGCCCTCGCTGAGGCCGGTTTCACGCGCAGTGACCTGGTGATCGGGATCGGCGGCGGTACCGCCACAGACCTGGCCGGCTTCGTGGCCGCGTCCTGGTTGCGGGGAGTGCCCTACATCAGCATCCCCACCTCGGTGCTCGCGATGGTCGACGCGGCGGTGGGCGGCAAGACGGGCATCAACCTCGATGCCGGCAAGAACCTGGTGGGCGCGTTCTACGAGCCGGTGGGCGTGATCTGCGACCTGGCCCTGCTCGACAGCCTCCCGGACCGCGACGTGCGCTCCGGCATGGCCGAGGTGCTGAAGTGCGGCTTCATCGCGGACACCCGCATCCTCGACCTGGCGCGTGAGGACCTGGCAGATGCCGCGGATGTGCGCAGCGACCGTTTCGCCGAACTCGTCACCCGCGCCGTCCAGGTGAAGGCGACGGTGGTGGCCGCAGATTTCCGCGAGGCGACGTCGAAGGGCGCCAGCGTTGGGCGTGAGTCGCTCAACTACGGCCACACGCTCGGGCACGCAATCGAGGCGCACGCGCGCTACACGTGGCGCCACGGCGATGCGATCGCCGTCGGCCTGGCCTGGTGTTCGCGGGTGTCGCGGCAGTTGCTGGGGCTCGACCACGAGTCGGTCGCCATGCACGACGACCTCCTCGGCGGATTGGGCCTGCCGCTGCGCTACGAGCAGTCGGCGTGGGAGGACCTGCGCGCCATCATGAACCTCGACAAGAAGGCCCGCGGCAACATCCTGCGGATCGTCGGCATCACGGAGTTCGGCAAGCCCGTCATCATCGACGCGCCGGATGAGCGGGCCATGGAAGCCGCCTACCGCGAACTCTGCTGA
- a CDS encoding ExeM/NucH family extracellular endonuclease, with product MRKHLTVLAATAALLAASFVAAPAQAVPADHLVINEVYARGGSANQPFNKKFVELYNPTAQAIDLTGWKLGYSSATTAGVGSTCGLSGTVAPGGFFVVGTGTNNATVGADVSVQLDCGITPSGTNGAITLLNGDVEIDIVGYGTAVRNETAAAVYTGGNSTPGSITRTGASDTDNNAEDFDFTETPTPGSDSSITGGGTPTPTPTETTTVPTEPTVTPIAEIQGPGAATPLSGQTVTTTGVVTAAYPTGNFRGAYIQTPGSGGVPKAPGDASDGIFVFGDAAANATIGECYTVTGTAGEHFTLTQLANPTLTPAADCAAVTPTALTTFPGTDAAKEAYEGMLVLPTGGYTITNNYDLNRYGQIGLAYGDEPLFTATDVVRPGPEALAYEAENLTRLITLDDGSSWDYTNNAAAKNSPLPYLSAATPMRTGSPVTFTEPVILDYRFQWNFQPTSQVTGAEVSFITSVNDRPADAPVVGGDIQLASFNVLNYFDDLGVNEANCTYYSDREGNPVGANNCQVRGAYSESAFADQEAKIVTAINKLDADVVGLQEIENSAAITYLAGQPRDKALSTLVAALNAAGGNWAFAPSPTVATPNEDVIRTAFIYNPDTVQLVGPSYILLDPAFADARNPLAQEFQAKGSTTTFVAIVNHFKSKGSGEDDGTGQGNANPSREAQAKALSTWANTFEAFADKPVFLMGDFNAYTMETPVQFIEDAGFTNLTQGGVTEDATYQFSGRLGSLDHVFANDAALALVTDAAVWNINGDESIAFQYSRRNYNITDFHAVDEFASSDHDPVLVGIKAPQPDVTSPMISEIAHQKLTVGRHFSLQVQATDDSADLTYSVLGNPAWLTIDADGTLSGTPTGPRSYKVTIRVSDPAGNTSSDTVLLQVKPKTAAQPPVRKR from the coding sequence ATGCGCAAGCACCTCACCGTGCTGGCTGCGACAGCGGCATTGCTCGCCGCATCATTCGTCGCTGCGCCGGCACAGGCGGTACCAGCAGATCACCTCGTCATCAACGAGGTCTACGCCCGCGGCGGTAGCGCCAACCAGCCGTTCAACAAGAAGTTCGTCGAGCTGTACAACCCGACCGCCCAGGCCATCGACCTGACGGGCTGGAAGCTCGGCTACAGCTCGGCCACCACTGCCGGCGTCGGCAGTACCTGTGGTCTCTCGGGCACAGTCGCCCCCGGCGGGTTCTTCGTCGTGGGCACGGGCACCAACAACGCCACCGTCGGCGCAGACGTCTCCGTGCAGCTCGACTGCGGCATCACCCCCAGCGGCACCAACGGTGCGATCACCCTCCTGAACGGCGACGTCGAGATCGACATCGTCGGTTACGGCACGGCGGTCCGCAACGAGACCGCCGCGGCCGTCTACACCGGTGGAAACTCCACCCCAGGCTCCATCACCCGCACCGGCGCATCCGACACGGACAACAACGCCGAGGACTTCGATTTCACCGAGACACCCACCCCGGGTTCGGACTCCTCCATCACAGGCGGCGGGACCCCCACCCCCACGCCGACGGAGACCACAACGGTCCCGACCGAGCCCACCGTGACCCCGATCGCTGAGATCCAGGGCCCGGGCGCGGCCACTCCCCTGTCCGGCCAGACCGTGACCACCACTGGCGTCGTCACGGCGGCGTATCCCACCGGCAACTTCCGCGGTGCCTACATCCAGACCCCGGGCTCCGGTGGCGTGCCCAAGGCACCCGGTGATGCTTCTGATGGCATCTTCGTCTTCGGCGACGCCGCAGCCAACGCGACGATCGGCGAGTGCTACACCGTGACCGGTACCGCCGGTGAGCACTTCACCCTGACCCAGCTCGCGAACCCCACGCTCACGCCCGCTGCCGACTGCGCCGCGGTCACCCCCACGGCGCTGACCACCTTCCCCGGCACCGACGCCGCGAAGGAAGCCTACGAAGGCATGCTCGTGCTGCCCACCGGCGGCTACACGATCACCAACAACTACGACCTGAACCGCTACGGCCAGATCGGCCTCGCCTACGGTGACGAGCCGCTGTTCACCGCCACCGACGTGGTCCGTCCCGGGCCTGAGGCCCTCGCCTACGAAGCCGAGAACCTCACCAGGCTGATCACGCTCGACGACGGCTCCAGCTGGGACTACACCAACAACGCCGCAGCCAAGAACTCGCCGTTGCCGTACCTGAGCGCGGCCACGCCGATGCGCACCGGTTCCCCGGTGACGTTCACGGAGCCGGTCATCCTCGACTACCGCTTCCAGTGGAACTTCCAGCCCACCAGCCAGGTCACGGGCGCAGAGGTCTCCTTCATCACCAGCGTGAACGACCGCCCGGCCGACGCGCCCGTGGTGGGAGGCGACATCCAGCTCGCCTCGTTCAACGTGCTGAACTACTTCGATGACCTGGGCGTCAACGAGGCCAACTGCACGTACTACAGCGACCGCGAGGGCAACCCCGTGGGCGCCAACAACTGCCAGGTGCGCGGTGCCTACTCCGAATCGGCGTTCGCCGACCAGGAGGCCAAGATCGTCACGGCCATCAACAAGCTGGACGCCGATGTCGTGGGCCTTCAGGAGATCGAGAACAGCGCCGCCATCACCTACCTGGCCGGCCAGCCCCGCGACAAGGCGCTCTCCACCCTGGTGGCCGCGCTCAACGCAGCCGGCGGCAACTGGGCGTTCGCACCCAGCCCCACAGTGGCAACCCCGAACGAGGATGTCATCCGCACGGCCTTCATCTACAACCCCGACACCGTCCAGCTCGTCGGCCCGTCCTACATCCTGCTCGACCCGGCGTTCGCTGACGCGCGCAACCCGCTGGCCCAGGAGTTCCAGGCCAAGGGCAGCACCACCACGTTCGTCGCGATCGTGAACCACTTCAAGTCGAAGGGTTCCGGTGAAGACGACGGCACCGGCCAGGGCAACGCCAACCCCTCCCGCGAGGCTCAGGCCAAGGCCCTCAGCACCTGGGCGAACACGTTCGAGGCTTTCGCCGACAAGCCCGTGTTCCTGATGGGCGACTTCAACGCGTACACGATGGAGACCCCGGTCCAGTTCATCGAGGACGCCGGCTTCACCAACCTGACCCAGGGTGGCGTGACCGAGGACGCGACCTACCAGTTCAGCGGCCGCCTCGGTTCGCTGGACCACGTGTTCGCCAATGACGCGGCCCTGGCCCTCGTCACCGATGCGGCGGTCTGGAACATCAACGGCGACGAGTCGATCGCGTTCCAGTACTCGCGCCGCAACTACAACATCACCGATTTCCACGCCGTCGACGAGTTCGCGTCGTCGGACCACGACCCTGTCCTGGTGGGCATCAAGGCACCACAGCCGGACGTCACCTCTCCGATGATCTCCGAGATTGCACACCAGAAGCTGACGGTGGGAAGGCACTTCTCACTGCAGGTACAGGCCACCGACGATTCGGCCGACCTGACCTACAGCGTGCTCGGCAACCCCGCCTGGCTGACGATCGACGCGGACGGAACCCTCAGCGGAACACCGACCGGCCCCCGGTCGTACAAGGTGACGATCCGCGTCTCGGATCCGGCCGGCAACACGAGCAGCGACACTGTCCTGCTACAGGTCAAGCCCAAGACAGCGGCCCAGCCGCCTGTCCGCAAGCGGTAA